GTGACCAGGTTTCCACATCTAGGCCAGGACCCACTGAAGCAGACACGGCATGTATGAAATCTCCCTTCAGTGCTACCCATCAGCTCCCTGCCTACACAGCAGCAGCCCTgtccccccgccccacccccaggtGTGGATCATTGGCCTGCTCTTGCTGTCTGGGTACAGGACCTCCAAATCCCTTGGTATTTCAAGTTCCCACCACAGGAAGGGGTGGGTCTACACTCGTCAGCCAGTGACTGGCTTTGCAGCTAGACCCACCTCAGAGTTATCATCCAAACAGAGTTCTACCCCAGAGTTTCCAAGGAATTGAGATGAAATTGTTGCAAACGTCTGATACCTGTCATTCTGAGGTTTGTGGGGGAGGTCTAGCCTACAGCTGCCTTcacctctcctctgtttccccagtaGGAGAGAAATCTTCCAGTCTCGCCCATGCCTCACGCCccagctctctcctctctttccataGCCCTTCTCACTGTAGAAATGCCATTTCACCTTTAATTAACAGTAACATTCTTTGTTGCCTGCAAGAGGATCCAGCTGGAGCTAAATCAAGTAAATAGGGGCTCCTTACAGGGACTGGGAGCAGCTTGCTGTTGCTGGGCAACCAGTTCTGCTGCCTCTACCAGAGGTGATTCCAACAGCCTTAGGCCTCCTTCAGCCtccttcttggcagaaaacaccTGATGGCACAGTGTTGTGCGAGGGTCCCTTTCCTTGGGATTTTATGTCCTGCTCGGACAGGGAAGAGGAACATTATCCCAGACACCGTCTCTGGAAGATGCCATACTGTTTCGGCTCGAATATAAAATTTCCCTACAGGGTCCTGGGAACACTTGGCCCCTGGCTTGTGAAGTTAttttgggaggttctggaaacttcagGAGGTGGGCCCTAGTCAGAGAAACTAGGTCACTGGAGGCATGCCTTTGATGACCACACCAAGTTTCCAGTCTCTAGTGCCAACTCCCTATCTGCCAAGAGAAACGGCTTCCTCCATACCTGTCCCACTGTCATGATACTCTGCACAGGGTCAAGCAACCATGACCTGAACCCATTGGAACTGAACCAAAGGGAATCCTTCCTCCCGACCTCTGTCAGGTGTCTGCTCACGTGCTGGAGCTCTAACAAGTCTGTACTCCAatcactctgtctgtctgtgtatatcagtgcacatgtgtgtgcaggtgtgcacatatgcaccatgtgaagaccagaagacgaCCTTGGGCTTGGTCCTAAGGTGCCTTCCACATTTTGATTGAGACAGGATCAGTTAGCCCAGAATTTTGTCAAGTAAGTAAGCTATCCGGGCAGCAAGCTTCCAGGAAtcaatctgtctgtctccacttcccatttCTCCgttgctgggataacaggtggacaccaccacgcccagctttccACACAGGTTCTGGGgtcccaaactcaggtcctcaggcttgcaaggcaaatactttactgatccagccatctctccagccctcatggaacattttttaaatttatttagccgggtggtggtggtgcatgcctttaatcccagcactcgggaggcagaggcaggcggatctctgtgagttcaaggccagcctggtctacaaagcgagtcccaggaaaggcgcaaagctacacagagaaaccctgtctccaaaaacaaaaaacaaaacaaaacaaaatttatttatgtattttatctgtatgattgatttatttgcatgtatgcctgcatgccagaagagggcatcagatcccattatagatggctgtgagccaccatgtgggtgctgagaattgaactctggacctctgaaagagcagccagtgcttttaattgctgagccatctctccaacaccagaatgtgtgtgtgtgtgtgtgtgtgtgtgtgtgtgtgtgtgtgtgtgtgtgtgtacatatatgtatatacatacatacacacacacacacacacacacacacacacatatatatatatatatatataaaatcttaactTGTCACTAGCAATGTGGCATCTGTCTCTTCATTATTCTGAGTCACTGTTTAGAGTCAACAGTGGTTCCCATAGTCTCCTTCTCAACTCAGGGAGAGAGATGCAGCCCCTTTTGAATCAGCAATGGCACAATCAGCCAGAGAGCTCTTTCTGATACTGTTAGAGGGCTCTAGAGATGTTATTTTAATCTTAAGAAAAATGTGACCATCTTGGTAACTGATGAATGTGGGCCTCTCTGTCACTCCTACTGTGAAGGCTGCCCACACACAGCAATGAGAGGCTTGGGACAAGACCCATTCCCTGTTGTCATCAGCAGGTGCTATGGCCAGGATCCAGGAGCTGAGCCTCCCATGCCTTCTGGTTTGAAGTGAGACTTGGGGCTGTTGCTTGGCAGCCAACCTGTGCCAGGCATGTGCAGCAGAGAGGAGCCCGTGAGACCTTGGGAGGGATGATGAGAGAGCATCATTTCCAACGTGGGGCACAAGCCCGCTCTGTGCAGGGAATCTTGGAATTTGCTTCATCTCAGCTGCTTTGAGAGGCATGCATCATGGTGTTTTTAAGGTTTGAGCTTGTGGCTGCTGGGGCACTGTGTGCCTTTCAGTTGCTGAGAACCTGAGGCACTCCCTCAGGCAGTGGAGCACACAGGCCACCTGTGTGTCTCCGTGTTCCTTAGAGGTTGCTGAAGCATGCAGAACTTGGCTGAACATTTAACATTAGACACCAATCTTGTATACCCTGACAGTCTTGCAAACTGCCATGATATCCTATTACATCAAGTGTATAAAAAGTCCAATTGCTTGAAAAAAACTTGTCTCTATCTCTTGCTGAGATCCCTCCAACCCGGCCTGACTCATTCCCACCTACCATATCAGGAGACCCCGGTTCGATAAATAAGAACTGGCTTACAGCTCTGCAACATGGAGGAGTTAAATAAGGTGTACCAGATGAGGAAAACATCTCAGCCAGGTGCTGGCTACGTTGTGTTGACctctgttgggggtggggggagaagagtAGCTACCTCAGGTAGCTCATGGCTTTGGGGAGACCCAAGAGGATCTTGCAGTAGAGACATTGGACCAGGGCACAGAGACCTAGTAGGAATCAACATCGTGTGGTGGAGAGAATATATGCAGAATATAGGGAAAACAATCCCCAGACACAGTTTCTCCTACATTCACTCAGCAATCgacacagatctctctctctctctctctctctctctctctctctctctctctctctctctctctctctgtttgtgtgtgtgtgtgtgtgtgtgtgtgtgtgtgtgtgtgtgtgtgcgcgcgcggaTGTGGGTGTCCTCTGACTCACTTCAGTTCTGACACTGTCTACTCAGAGGTAGCCTCAGATACCACAGGTTGAGGGCTCAGTCCCCCAAACTGTCCACTCACTTCAGATAACAGCCACAAGCCCTGGTTGTCTTATCTGAGCCTCTGACCTCAGGGCTCTAAATTGGGGTTCTTCCAAACCACTCCTCAGGTTCAAATCATTTGGTAGAGACGCTCCCAGGGCTCAGAAAAATATGTTTTCGGGTTTCACATAAGGATACTACAAAAGGTGCCAATGGACATGAGATGAAGGTTTTGCTTGATAAAGTTGGAAGGAAGGGGTGCAGGGCTGCCATGCCCTTTCTGGGCACCTTGTCCTCAGGGGACCTGCATGTTTTAGGCTATCTAGAAGGCCCAAGCCCTGCCCTTTCGGGTGGGAAGGGGAACTATGAAGGCATCCTTACAAAAGCAGGATTGATTATATCATTGACCGCTGGTGATTAACTCCACCCTCGGTCCTCCTTACTTCCCAGAAGTTTGAGGGATAGATCTGAGAGTCCCGACTCTCTGCTTCTGCTCTGGCTTCCCTCCGACCAGCTCCACCCCAGAAGCCACCTGGAGCTGCCCACCGTCAGTCATCCTATCGGTCTTACCACCACGGCGATTCTGAGGTTCTAGGAATTCTATGCCAGGGATCAGGCTGAAGAGCACTGACATGTTTCACAGCATCACTTTGGGGGAAGCTGGTGGTGCTCAGGTGTCTGTGAACCTCAGTTTTCTCCACAGCCAAGGTCCCACTGTATGCCAGTTTCCAGCCCCAGCTCCATCAGCTTTGTGAGGTCACTCCTTGGTCAGGTCTCTACACAGAAGGACTTGTGATAACACTCCACATTCAGCATCCTCCTCCCCGGCCTGGTCCTAAGGGGAAAACTGGCCAATTATGCTTCTCACCCAAAGTCAAAGAAATCTGCCTCCCCTCCTCCGTGTCTGACCCCATGTGACAAGGGGACATTTCCCTCTGTCATCTGGACATTCTCCAGAGCAAACTTACAAAGACAAATGAAACCAGAGGAAAAGCATACACATCTGTGAGTGTGCAAATGTGGAAAAACCAGAGCACGGAAAGTCGCAAGTGCATGGTCACCCACCAGCTCAGTGGGGCACAAAAAAGGCATACCCCACTCCTGTTGGGGAGACGAGAGTGCAGGCAACTTTGAGGTGACTCATACATGGCTTTTAGGTGGAACCTAATGAGCTTTGAACATACACAAAGGCCCAGGACAAAGTCTCATGAGCCATGAAACAGTGGCTTGTAAATGATTCTCTATGGGACTGAAAGAGGACATGGTGTGTGACAAGTCTATTGTGTTATATGAGTAGATTTGATGGAAATGCAAGGTCAGAGGGACCTGAACTTTGGGAGTATGGGGGAGTCTAAGGCTCCTCAACCTCTCAGAGCATCTGTCTTTGGGGTCTTGTTTCCTGGGCAAATACTCCAGATTCTTTCTCACCAAAAGACAACCAACAAGGCTAGAGCTTGATAACTTTCTGACGGCAGGACATGGGAAAGGATGCTTAACAATGTAAAATGTGTCCTGGTTGCGCCAGCTGCTGGGGACAgcccccccccaactcccccaTGCTGCCCTCCTTCTGGGTTTGATTATTTCAGCTGCAGCCTAGCTTGCCATGGACGGACGCAGTAGCTCACTGGTACATCCTGCTTATTAAACTTCTGAGGAAGAGGGGGGCTATTTCCACAAGTGTTTCACTCTTAGTGTTTCCTTTGAATGATAGCTTCgcaccccacccccttcctcagAAAACAATGGAGTAGGAAGGACCGAAGGAAGGGATCAGAAGGTAGTGACTCTGAATTCACAGCTATGCCAAAGGCAGCGTCTGCTGGGAGTGGGTGGGCCTTGGAGATACTCTGGCAGTTAGGGGTCCCCAGGGACTTTCACATCAGGTCAGGTAAGGACATCCCGGGAGGGTGGAATTTTTGATGACATCAGCTCCTAGGAGGAGACAAAGATTAATAAATATCATGTATAAAGAAGACAGTGTGACTAGGGTGACCTTCTCACTGACTTAGATTACAAATGTCCTCACATTGATTGTATTGCTGAAATTCATTGCTTTAGTCTGTTCTTCAGACTGTCCTCAAATGATTCAAAATTTCCAGGGTCCTCATTAGTCCAAAGAGTCCAAAGGGAAGTTCAGCTTTGCTTGCTGACCCCTGAAGAAGGATGAGCTATGGCTTCTCCATGTGGTCAGGTGTCACCCTTGAGGCTCCAGGCAGGACCTCTtcaggggagaggggaagtaggTGTGCAGCAAGAGGGGCTGTAGGCTTCAGACTAGAACCCCACAGTCCTGCTACTCACACCAGAGACCCCAGGATGCCAGTGGACGCCCACTTAACAGGTTCCATCTTTTAAAGGGCCAGACCGCTGGTCCCTCCACTACACTGCTGAACACTGACCCATGGAAAGGAAGGTGGTACGGCACTATTGCAGATGTCACAAGCCAAGCCTATGGCAGGAGGGGCTCCCAGTTACCCTATTCTTCCCTCTTCAGAAATCACTGGTACCTCAGAGAGCTGCAAGTCCTCTCTTCTGTCCTTCTTGTCCCATTCAGGAGTAGACGTGGCATTTGCCCAGGAAACACAAATGCCAGTTATTTCGTCTGGAGATGTTGGAGCTTCCAAATGCCATCCTGACACCGTGGTTCCATTTTCTCCACGAGGATCATGATTACAAGGATGGATGCTAAAACCATCCACTTTGGACATCTCCAGGCTTCTCCCTGTCTTGAAGGAAGCCAGGCTTTGGAACCCCAGATCCAGATGGAGTAAGTGGCATAGGATCTGTGGGGAGAAGGCCTGGCAGTGGTCCAGGGAAGGTGGCCAGTCTCCAGGGCATGTTTTTGCTGTGGGCGCTCTGAAGAGACGTTTGAGCTGGTGGGAGGGGGCGGCTGGCAACCCTATGAGAACTGTAGGAGAAAGCCTTGTAACCCTGTAACATGCAAGTCTTCATTCACAGGCCTGGCACTGGGCACTGGATCTGTGACCCCTCCCCACTATTTCAAAGATAAGgaccctttttatttatttaattttatttgtgtcaTGGTGCTTTGCATCATGTGCTTGCAGTTcttgagaaggccagaagagggcatcggacgGATCACCTAGGACTAGCCTTCCAGActgctgtgagccaccgtgtggtcactgggaatcaaacccacgtcttctggaagagcagcaagtattcttaactgctgggccatctctccagccacccccacttagttttaaagatttattttccttttatttgtgtgtgttgtgagtcaccctatgtaggttctgggaactgaactcacatcctctgcaagagcagcaagcgctcttcaccactgagctgtctcttcaggTCCTAAGGAGCCCTCTCTTGCTAGAATTCATGCAGGATTCCCAGAGGTGACACATCTCTGTAAAATGTCATGAAGCTCAGAGCTGGGTGCATTCAGCTTGAGGAACAAGAGGGAGCACATATGTTCTATTCAAGTTCCCAGAGCAGAAGGCATGCGGACTCAATGTTTCCACCAACTCTGGACTTTTAGGGGGGCAGTGAAGGTAAAATGAAACCCTAACAGTGGAGTCTGACCCAAACAGTACGGTATCCTTATCAGAAGGTTCCAGAAAGCTTGTTTTCTCTCTGCCATGTGTGGATACAGTAAAAAGCAAACATTTACAGCCAAGGAGAGAGTTCTCACTAGACACCGGCCTGGCCAGACCTTGCACATTGAGCCTCCACGATGGTGAGAAATGTTTTTCTGCCACTTAAGTGGTGTCTCCTACACTCCATCAGCCCTTGGCTGAAGCTCTAATGTCTGAGCACTCTGCAGAATGAAATTCCGGGGAGGCAATACCAACAGCCAAGCTCTGTTAATCATCACCCTTCATCTGTGTTGGTCCCAATGACTTAAACATCCCAGCCTCTGGAGTTAAATTGTCTAGAACACTCAAGGGATGCTAGCCTGATGCCACCTTCCAGGAATGCCGGAAGCCCATCTGCCTGCTTAGGTCTGAAATGTTTCTGACCCTCTGGTCCAGCAAGTGCAGGCAAGTCTACCAAGCACCAAGCACCAAGTACCAAGTACCCGTGTTTTGGTACCTGCCCCTGCCCCACTTCATAGCAAGTGATTGTCCCTGATTGCTTTTAGTGAAAGCAAAGCTCCAGCTGTCCTTTAAGGGGGaaaacagggtgtgtgtgtgtgtgtgtgtgtgtgtgtgtgtgtgtgtgtgtgtgtagaagaatAGGGCAGAGGCTTCCTGCAGCTGGAAAGGTCCTTCCCAAGGAGCAGCAGCCTATCATGTGTGTCTATGGGGGTGTCTCCTCCTACCAGATGCTACTGGAGTCCCACTCCAAAAATATTCCCTACCCTGAAGCCTATCTAGACCCTTCCCTACCCATCCTAGAGTCCCTGGTTTCTAGGCCCTCTCTgctggagagggaaggggaggaaccCTGTCTTCTCCCTGGACCCTGGCCACCAGCACTGGGTCCCTTGCATCAATCTGTTGGGCAGGCCCAGCTTGTGTGAGAGGTGCTGCCTGTGAGAACCAGCTCTTGCGATCAGATCCTCGGGTTTAGTCAGGGCTGGCTTATCCCTGAACTACGGCCCTAAGTGCCTCGACCTCCTCACTATCAACCTTTTCCATGATGGGACTTGGGTGGGAAACACAGGGGTATGTTTGAACATCCAAAGCCGTCCTTAGGAAAGAGGGGCTCTTTATAGAACCACACTCTGCAGATGACTAAATAGCCTCTTTTTTGTGACTGCTGTACAACACCCCTCCAcactctcccacctcctcccaccccatgaCGGCATTGCACCTTGTGCAGACAAGCGCGGTTATAGTTTCTCAGGTGACTGCCTTGGAGCCAAGGCGCAGCCTGGGGCCTCAGAGGTGAGCTCAGGGTGCTCCCACCAGCACTCCTTTGAAGTCTTTCCTTTGCAGACATCAAAGGAGGAGGGCCTCACTTCTGCAGTAGCTCAGTGAAGGTCCCTCCCCCAGCACTGTtcacagagggaggagggggaggcctACTGTGCTCACCCCTACTGTGCTCCACCTTCCTTCAGCACTCACGGCAGCTCTGCCCTGGCCTTGCCCAGAGGCACTGCTGAAAAGTGAGAGGTGGTATGGTGGTAGTGTCAGGGGTGTGCACCTCAAGTCCAACTTTCTTGAATCCCTGACTCCCCTGTCCTCAGAATGGGATTCTCACAGTGGCCTGAGCCAGCCTCTCTGTGGCCCCCAAAGGATGTTGTGCACAGTGTAGCTAGCCCTCTGAGGACCATGGAAGACCTTGCAGGTGGCATCTCCACATGGGTCCTGCTTGGTTGGCACTCTTTTCATCCCTGGCTAGAAAGCTCACCCTGTCTTTTTCTCGCTGATTTGTTAAACCAATCCTTTCTAATCCTTGTGCGTCTCTGCAGCTGCTACCCAGCTTACAGTCATTTCAAGCATCTTTGAAATTACTGGTGATTCATGGTAACTTTCTAGAGGATAGAATCTTCCTGTGGGCGTTCTCAGGAACCCAGGGCATCTCCACTGTATTACTGTAATGACCTCATCTTCAAAGGGTTCTCAGGGAGGGGTCTCGTGAGGAATGTAGCTGACAAGTGTGAATGGTCCGCAGGGAGGGGACACATAAGGGACATGACTGATGTTCTCCAGTGAAATCCTCTGGCAGCCAAGGGGATAGCCATGAGGTAACTAGGGTTAACAGAAAAATGACTGCTAAGGAATGAGGAGGTCCCTGGTCAGCTTTCCACATCCAGGTCATGTCTTGGAATTTAGGAAAAAGTAGTTAGGCCTAAACCTATCGGGCCATGCCTATCAGGGGCTGTGGTAGGTGAGGAGGAGTTCCCCATGAGGAAAGGTAGATTTATACTGTAACTGGCCAGAGAAGGAAGCATTACCATTGGAGGACATGCGGTCAAAAGGCCTCTTGGGCTAGGCCCCTCGTATACAGAGCCAGTGTTGTGTGGGACAAGATGGAGGAGCAGCTGAAGAGGACTGGGGCCAGGTGTGTGCAGTCTGTGAGACTCAGTGGCTACCGCAGACAGCCGATCACCCACGTGACTGCCcctagacacccccccccccccaggtctaGCTCCTACGAATTGGGAAGACCAGCTGCGCACCTGAGATAGGTGCTCTGTAACATCATACTTGGGGCCCAGGGGCTGGTAAAGGGACCACGATTGTTGAATCCCTTAGCAGGGGCCATGCAAAACCGGTTCTTCTCTGGAAGCAGAAATTGAAGCCCAAGACAAGGTCATAATGCAttgaatgaatttatttatttgataaatcATGTTAATCAAATTGGTTTTCCAATTAATTTTGCTAGATTTCACAACTGTACATGTAGCTAATGTTTTCCAGCCTGGGTACAAATAAGGTCATATTCATGGTTAAACAATAGCTTCTAATTAGTTAGTAACAGGAATCTGGGCTTTTTCCACAACTAAGTCCTAGATTTCCCTCCCTCACTGGTGGCAATCTGCTGCACGCCAACTCTAACACTGGCCAATCCTTTCTAATCCTCATGCATCTCTGCAGCTGCTACCAAGCCTACATTCATTTCAAGCATCTTTGAAATTACTGGTGATTCATGGTAACTTTCTAGAGGATAGAATCCTCCCCATTTCCTGTACTGCTGGGCCAATTGCCAGTTGAGGACCCATaggactgatgacctgagtctggaCACACCCAAGTAAGTCTCCAAGGGAAAAGTCAAGAATTTCCTTCCCTTCACTCACTGTTTTGGAATGAATCAGGGTGTTCTCAAGTCCTATTCCTCCCTATCTCCAGGTCCAGAGTCACCACACCAGTCTGACACTGCTGTACCCCTCCAGGGACCTTGTCCTTACCGTTGCTCAGGTTATGGCTCCAGACTCCCTGCCCTTTTGATAATGATCCTCTTGGGGACACAAAGCCCTTCCCACCATAGAGTCTTGCTAGACACACACCAGGTTTTAGCTTTGGTCATCGATGGGGATGGTGGGCAGTCAGGCTTGCTAAGCCTTTGCTCGGGGGAAGCCTGCCTGGCAGGCAGACTTGCACACCAGGGACTATTTGACTCTGTGGGTGGGCTAACAGCTCTGTAAACAGAGGGAACCTGGAGGAGGTGGTCCCAAGACCTACCCAGTCATGGACTAACCCAAAGCGGCCCCAAATGCTCTGCTGTAGGTGACAGTCAGGCTGTCTCAGTGTGATGCATGGTATCTCTGGTGTGAGAAAACAGCACCCAAGGTTGGGACCCTCATTCCTGGGTCTCCACCGACAGGTTCCTGGAGGCCCAGCCCTGAGGTGGGACTCTGGTCCCAGTAACCTCACTCCTCCAGCCACTGCGGAGGTCCTTAATTCTCTTCCTTAAATCTTCCTTCAGTGGCCCACAGGTGGCTCCGCAGTGCCACCTAAACACTGCCACAGCCACCCTGGCCTGGAAGTACCTGCCCTTCCATGGTCTCCAATCCAAGGGGAATGACAGACTCTCAGGAGGAAGCTGCTCGGCCTCTACCCTCACTCCTCACCTTTCCTATCCCTCCCTGTCTCAGCCCTTCCTGCacatctcccttcctcctctcctccttttccttccctcctctccctccctccttcctcttcctcccttcctgcttctcctttctcctaCACCCTTGCTCACCTCCAGCTTCTGCTCTGTGGGTAGATGCCGGATTATAGCCACACCTCCGTCTTCCCCCATTCCTCCCCAGGTCTCCACCCCTCTCCCAGCCTCTTATCCTGTGGGATCTGTTAGTTAGGGCTGCGGCTGCCCGGCTGCCCGTGTCTCTTCCTAAAGACCTGTGTCTTATTCATGTGAAGTCTCGTGGGTTTCTTCTCACCCCACTCCTTCCGTTTTGCAGAAACACCCCACAATTTATCCTTCTATCACTTCGCTCTCTGGAGCAGCTGAGTCATCGCAAGCGAGGCTTTCAGCTGTCACTGTGATCTCCCATGCCAGGGTGAGAAGAGCCGCCGAAGCTCCAACACTGATTCAGCTGTCTACAGCTTCCCTCCAGGAACCGGCGGGAGcgcctccccaccctcctccaaTCCAGGCTTTGTGCTGCCCAGTGAAGAaagccccctcctcccctccagttCCTAGCCAGCATCCTAGACAGTGTCACCAGTGCCAGCTGCCCAACAAGGACCCAATAAGGACAGCTTCTTCATGCTGCTATGGCTGAACCGAGTTAAGACCAATCCTTTCTCATCCCCTTCATATTGGTCTGATGAACTAGTTCAAGGCTGTCCAAGATAGAAGGCTGGTCACCTTCAAGACAGCTATTATTTTTAGGCCATCTTAGCCCTGGGATAGCACTACTACTGGATAGCAGCAGGAGAGGGGACATCCAGTTCCAGCTCCTtgtgtctctttctttccctgggtattttctagttcctttcCACTCTGCCCCCATTGGCCCCACAGTGACTCCTGATTCCCCATGACCTGCTTCACACAGCCCCCTCCCTCCATCTAATCCTTCTCAGGGGCATGAGGAGGTTTGGCTGGCCTCTTGTGCCTTTCTAGGGCCGGAAGGGAATTTGCTCAGCCCCTAAAAGCCCTCTTTGTCACGATTTCTGTGAGGTCATTGTCAACAGAGCTTCAGAAGGGTCTGGAGAAGAAGTGTAAGCTCTCTCCATCTTGAAGGCATATTTCTCCCTATCCCTGTATCTCCACCAAAATGCTCCTGATTCCCTGCCCTAATcctttctccatccctctcctcccttctggaCTCTTCCAACAGAACGGAAAGATGGGAAAGCTGAGAAACAGACTTTTaaagtgacattttctttttcgACTCTTCTGCTTCATACATTTTGGACTTAGAAATGAAGAAGTCACCTGGTTCTTTAGAAAACCCCAAACAAGCGTGACATATGTCAGCCGTCCAGGTGCTGTGGAAAGGTCTTAGGGGTATAAAGAACCAAGATGGTACTTAGCGAGTGTCAAAGAAGCACTGGATGTTCCTTATGAGAATTTGGGATCGGGATTTCCTTCCCTTGAGAGGGGTCCCTTCCCTTAACCCCTGCTGCTTGTGGTGTCCTGGTGGACCAGCTGGACTGTGGAGGGCCGGTGGGCCTTGATGCCCATGCGGAATTCTTTGATGACAAAGTAATAGCAGAAAACGTCAAGGCAGCAGTTGATGTTGGAGAAACACAGGGACAGTTGCAGGAACAGGCTGATGCTCTGCTTGACCCTGCACTCCGAGATGAAGCCGTTCCTCACCAGGTACTGCAGGAAGAAACCCAAGTGCACTGGGAGAAAGGAGACCACGAAGATGACAAGATTGGTAGCAATGGTCCAGATGCAGGCTCTCTGGGTGTAGTCTGGACGGCCCAGCAGAATGTGAATGCTCCTATAGGAACAAAAGCCCATGATGCCCATGGGAAGGAGGAAGCCAAAGATCTCCAGGGGGAAGAAGACCTTGGCACTCCAGGTGCTGTCAGACATGTTGTGGAAGCATTTGTATTTCTCCTCCCTGTGGAAAGTGTAGATAGGGATGCTTCCAATCCATACCAGGACCCAGAGGATGCAGCAGATCCCAAAGGTTTTCCTGGGGGACCGGAGGTAGCTGACCAGGAGTGGGTACTGGATGGCTAGGAACCTGTCCAGGCTGATGAAGCAGATGGTGAAGACACTCCCGTACATGCTGATGAAGTAGAGGCACTCCACCAGAGTGCAGAAGACTGAGGAAGGGGATTCCACCTGCGGCAGGGCCATCTTGAATGGGAGCGAGAGCACAAGCAGCAGGTCGAAGACAGCCAAGTTAATCATGTAGATGGAAGTGGCGATGTATTCCGGCTGCCGCTTCTTCAGGAAGGTGCTGAAGCCTCGGATGGCCAACAGATTGAGGACCAGGCCGAGGAGGAAGGTTGGGATGTGGACGGCCAGCTGCAAGGTACTCATCAGCTTATCCACGGCATCGAACGAGCAGTTGCTACTTGTGTCTAGTCGGCTCATGTTCCTGCCTGCAACACCAACAGTAGAGAAGAGAGTTCCTCTCACCCCCTTGAACTAATGGACAGTTAAAACAACTTGGCGGAGAAAGCTGAGCATTTAGCAATCCGCTTAATGCACTGCAAGTAATAAACACAgaacaggggctgggg
The nucleotide sequence above comes from Peromyscus eremicus chromosome 13, PerEre_H2_v1, whole genome shotgun sequence. Encoded proteins:
- the Gpr55 gene encoding G-protein coupled receptor 55, which translates into the protein MASPPGRNMSRLDTSSNCSFDAVDKLMSTLQLAVHIPTFLLGLVLNLLAIRGFSTFLKKRQPEYIATSIYMINLAVFDLLLVLSLPFKMALPQVESPSSVFCTLVECLYFISMYGSVFTICFISLDRFLAIQYPLLVSYLRSPRKTFGICCILWVLVWIGSIPIYTFHREEKYKCFHNMSDSTWSAKVFFPLEIFGFLLPMGIMGFCSYRSIHILLGRPDYTQRACIWTIATNLVIFVVSFLPVHLGFFLQYLVRNGFISECRVKQSISLFLQLSLCFSNINCCLDVFCYYFVIKEFRMGIKAHRPSTVQLVHQDTTSSRG